The proteins below are encoded in one region of Parabacteroides sp. FAFU027:
- the mtaB gene encoding tRNA (N(6)-L-threonylcarbamoyladenosine(37)-C(2))-methylthiotransferase MtaB, with amino-acid sequence MIDNTQFENKTAVYFTLGCKLNFAETSTIGKMLNEHGVRPVRKGEKADICVVNTCSVTELADKKCRQVIRKLIKEHPGAYVVVTGCYAQLKGQEIAEIPEVDIVLGSNQKMDILAHLGDLRKKQKGEVVSSSKNDLKKFVHSCSSDDRTRHFLKVQDGCDYYCTYCTIPNARGNSRNGTIEELVAQAKKVAAEGGKEIVLTGVNIGDFGRTTGETFFELIQALDNVEGIDRFRISSIEPNLLTDEIIRFVAGSKRFAPHFHIPLQSGSDDVLKLMRRRYDTALFAHKVQLIKEIIPDAFIGIDVIVGSRGETEEYFEDAYRFIESLDFAQLHVFTYSERANTQALKIEHVVTPQEKQQRSKRLLDLSDERQHQFYQKYQGEIRKVLFEHSSSGKMMVGFTENYIKVQVPYQEELINTTQSVSLQEFNGDKTLLNGSLQ; translated from the coding sequence ATGATTGATAATACACAATTTGAAAATAAAACTGCAGTCTATTTTACCTTAGGCTGCAAACTCAATTTCGCTGAAACTTCCACTATCGGCAAGATGCTGAATGAGCACGGTGTGCGCCCTGTGCGCAAAGGCGAGAAAGCCGATATCTGTGTGGTAAATACTTGCTCCGTTACCGAACTTGCTGACAAGAAATGTCGTCAGGTTATCCGCAAACTTATCAAGGAACATCCCGGCGCTTATGTTGTGGTAACAGGTTGTTACGCACAGCTTAAAGGACAGGAGATCGCCGAAATCCCAGAAGTAGATATTGTTTTGGGTTCCAACCAAAAGATGGATATCCTGGCTCACCTCGGCGACCTGCGTAAGAAACAAAAAGGAGAAGTGGTCTCTTCGTCCAAAAACGACCTGAAAAAGTTTGTGCACTCCTGCTCGAGCGATGACCGCACCCGCCATTTTCTGAAAGTACAGGACGGTTGCGATTACTATTGCACTTACTGCACTATCCCTAATGCCCGTGGTAACAGTCGTAACGGAACCATTGAAGAGTTGGTAGCACAAGCTAAAAAGGTGGCAGCCGAAGGTGGCAAAGAGATTGTCCTGACCGGTGTGAACATCGGTGATTTTGGCCGTACTACCGGAGAAACTTTCTTTGAACTGATTCAGGCCCTGGATAATGTGGAAGGGATCGACCGTTTCCGGATTTCATCCATCGAGCCGAATCTGCTCACCGATGAAATTATCCGCTTTGTGGCCGGTTCAAAACGTTTTGCACCGCATTTCCATATTCCGTTGCAATCGGGCAGCGACGATGTGCTCAAGCTGATGCGCCGCCGTTATGATACGGCTCTGTTTGCGCATAAAGTCCAATTGATTAAAGAGATTATCCCCGATGCATTTATCGGAATAGATGTCATTGTAGGTTCTCGCGGAGAGACGGAAGAGTATTTTGAAGACGCTTACCGTTTTATAGAATCTCTCGATTTTGCTCAGCTTCATGTATTTACCTATTCCGAGCGGGCTAATACCCAGGCGCTGAAGATTGAACATGTGGTAACGCCGCAGGAAAAACAGCAGCGCAGCAAGCGGTTGCTTGACCTTTCTGACGAGCGTCAACACCAGTTTTACCAGAAGTATCAGGGCGAAATTCGTAAGGTGTTGTTTGAACATTCATCCAGTGGGAAAATGATGGTCGGCTTTACCGAAAACTACATCAAAGTGCAGGTTCCCTATCAGGAGGAATTGATAAATACGACCCAATCCGTATCTTTGCAGGAGTTTAATGGCGACAAAACGCTGTTGAACGGTTCATTGCAATAA
- a CDS encoding APC family permease, which yields MRDLLKKLKDAVIGNTRDLTDSSTFSRISLIVFLAWVGLGADALSSSCYGPEEIYKTLGAHINLSIIVGLLTTATIFIISTSYSQIIRLFPHGGGGYLVASRLISPQMGMVSGCALLIDYVLTISISISSGSDAVFSFLPIQYHAYKTVFALTILAVLVILNLRGVKESVKALTPIFIVFVFTHILLIGFSFSTHIPDIKNVAVQTGAEFSNTVHQLGFYGTFFLIMKAYSMGAGTYTGIEAVSNGIPNLREPRVKTAIKTMRLLAFSLSVAVLGLIVSFFLFNIHLQPGKTINAILITSAIDTWNPVIGQAFLYITLISEAALLFVAAQTGFLDGPRVMANMAHDSWLPHRFTMLSDRLVSRNGVLIMGIAAFAVIWLSKASVAFLVVLYSINVFITFSLSQYGMVKHWFTERKTEKKWLEKLLINGIGLLLTVFILLNVIVVKFYEGGWITMIITGALVTGGFYIKRHYRLIGLELSKIHHILISQTPEIVSSLKHKLNCSSNENRTIGTGDMTAVILVNGYSGIGLYSLFTILNSFQNVYKNFVFIQVGIVDSDSFHKSHVVDKIRQNIEQDLNKYTSLIREMGYHAEYHYCIGTNVAEEVIKMVPEIVKKYPNATFVGGQLVFKGTYQITRILHNYTIFSIQKHLYNLGITTIIIPISLNKVQEISRYK from the coding sequence ATGAGAGACCTTCTCAAAAAATTAAAGGATGCTGTAATCGGAAACACGCGTGATTTGACCGACAGCAGTACATTCAGCAGAATTTCATTGATTGTCTTTCTTGCCTGGGTTGGACTTGGTGCTGATGCTTTATCATCTTCGTGTTACGGACCCGAAGAGATCTATAAGACATTGGGGGCGCATATCAACCTCTCAATTATAGTCGGACTGTTAACAACAGCAACCATATTTATCATCAGCACCAGTTATTCCCAGATTATCAGATTGTTTCCACACGGTGGTGGCGGTTATTTAGTCGCCAGTCGGTTAATCTCTCCCCAAATGGGAATGGTGTCGGGTTGCGCACTGCTTATCGACTATGTTTTGACCATTTCCATTTCTATTTCGAGTGGGTCTGATGCCGTTTTCAGTTTTCTGCCCATTCAGTATCATGCCTATAAAACAGTTTTCGCACTTACGATATTAGCAGTGCTTGTCATATTAAATCTCAGAGGTGTAAAAGAATCGGTAAAAGCATTAACCCCCATCTTTATTGTTTTCGTATTTACCCACATCTTATTGATTGGATTCTCATTTTCTACTCATATTCCTGATATAAAGAACGTAGCGGTACAGACCGGGGCTGAATTTTCCAATACGGTCCATCAGTTAGGTTTTTACGGAACATTTTTTCTGATCATGAAAGCCTATAGCATGGGTGCCGGAACTTATACCGGGATTGAAGCAGTAAGCAACGGGATTCCGAACCTACGCGAGCCCCGAGTGAAAACAGCCATTAAGACGATGCGGTTGCTAGCCTTTTCATTGTCGGTTGCCGTACTGGGATTGATTGTATCTTTTTTCCTCTTCAATATTCATCTTCAACCCGGAAAAACAATAAATGCGATATTGATCACGTCTGCCATTGACACATGGAATCCGGTTATCGGCCAAGCATTTTTATACATAACATTGATCTCTGAAGCCGCCTTGCTTTTTGTCGCTGCTCAGACCGGATTCTTAGATGGCCCGAGAGTGATGGCCAACATGGCACATGACTCCTGGTTGCCTCACCGGTTTACGATGTTAAGCGATCGGCTGGTCTCCCGGAATGGAGTATTGATAATGGGTATTGCTGCATTTGCCGTTATCTGGCTATCAAAAGCATCGGTAGCATTCCTGGTCGTATTATATAGTATAAATGTGTTTATCACCTTTTCTCTATCTCAATACGGGATGGTAAAACACTGGTTTACCGAACGTAAAACGGAAAAGAAATGGCTTGAGAAACTTCTGATCAATGGAATTGGGCTGTTGCTTACCGTGTTTATCCTGCTTAATGTAATTGTCGTTAAGTTTTACGAGGGGGGCTGGATTACAATGATAATTACCGGAGCATTGGTGACTGGTGGTTTTTACATCAAAAGGCATTATCGGTTAATCGGGCTTGAACTTAGTAAAATACATCATATCCTAATCTCACAGACACCGGAAATTGTCAGCAGCCTGAAGCATAAATTAAATTGTTCATCAAATGAAAACCGGACCATCGGCACGGGGGATATGACAGCGGTGATCCTTGTAAATGGGTATTCGGGAATCGGACTTTACTCCCTGTTTACGATCCTGAATTCCTTTCAGAATGTATATAAGAATTTCGTTTTTATACAGGTCGGCATCGTCGATTCGGATAGTTTTCATAAGAGTCATGTGGTCGACAAAATAAGACAGAATATTGAACAGGACCTGAATAAATACACCTCTTTAATCCGGGAAATGGGATATCATGCCGAATACCATTACTGTATTGGAACCAATGTGGCTGAAGAAGTGATTAAAATGGTTCCCGAAATAGTAAAAAAATACCCGAATGCAACGTTTGTGGGTGGACAACTTGTGTTTAAAGGCACATACCAAATAACCAGAATCCTGCACAACTATACTATTTTCTCCATCCAAAAGCACTTATATAATCTGGGAATCACAACGATCATTATACCCATTTCATTGAATAAGGTGCAGGAAATAAGCAGGTATAAATAA